One genomic segment of Pseudomonas fortuita includes these proteins:
- a CDS encoding LPS-assembly protein LptD — MALKSPAFRRKFPLLVTGGLLALQPLATSYAVAAEQFDCQVSASGGWDCKPKAPVNNLPPRPVHEGAAVSSGTEAASEADTADRPMLVTEAKGRGLKSRSEDYSHLDWVPREKLTAAQLAETGPYCGGAYVEPTRPGMADTTPKDESPTYINAKVSKYQQEQQIATLAGDVVMRQGSMQAEADEANLYQTENRGELKGNVKIRDNGSLVVGDQAQIQLDTGEAQVDNAEYVMHKSHIRGSALYAKRGENAIIRLKDGTYTTCEPGSNAWQLKGNNITLNPATGFGTATNVTLRVKDFPVFYTPYIYFPIDDRRQSGFLPPSFSSSSDTGFMLVTPYYFNLAPNYDATLYPRYMTKRGLLMEGEFRYLTPSSEGQFGGAYLNDKDDDRKDQTDYKEQRWMVNWQHKGGLDERLMTEVNYTDISDPFYFQDLESDQIGVESKDFLDQQGALTYRGDSYTARLNVHAYEAATISQITPYDRLPQITFNGVLPYQPGGLNFAYETEAARFERDLKNDFVRDKDGNPDFSAGAAGRRLDENIQGIERANGTRLNVAPSISYPMTASYGFITPKLKYAYTQYDLDLDSKGKADAIALQNANPSAYGSYDSSVNRDVPIFSVDSGLYFDRNTSLFGTNYKQTLEPRLYYLNVPYKDQKDIPLFDTGETLFSYDSLFRDNRFSGTDRIGDENKLSLGVTTRWIEDNGFERQNFSIGQAYYFKDRKVQLPGIDYRTRKDSQSDVSPYALVYNYYFNRDWRFNSDFNWDPDSRSTRSGSAMFHYQPEDNPNKVVNLGYRYRNDTIAFDSTTGTWKVGGGDYGTPGDPNYIKDYYKIQQHDFSVIWPIVPQWSVIARWQHDYNRNRTLEAMGGFEYDNCCWKLRLINRYWIDYDDFSQALPQNEKGDHGIFLQIVLKGLGGVVGNKVESFLDQGIQGYREREDQAY; from the coding sequence ATGGCATTGAAATCCCCCGCGTTTCGTAGAAAGTTTCCGTTGCTGGTAACCGGCGGTCTGCTGGCCCTGCAACCTCTGGCCACCTCATATGCAGTGGCAGCCGAACAATTCGACTGCCAAGTGTCCGCCTCCGGTGGTTGGGACTGCAAGCCCAAAGCGCCAGTCAACAACCTGCCACCGCGCCCGGTGCACGAGGGTGCGGCCGTCAGCTCCGGCACAGAAGCCGCGAGCGAAGCCGACACCGCAGACCGGCCGATGCTGGTCACCGAGGCCAAAGGCCGCGGCCTGAAGTCGCGCAGCGAAGACTACAGCCACCTGGACTGGGTACCGCGTGAAAAGCTCACCGCCGCGCAGCTGGCCGAAACCGGCCCGTACTGCGGTGGCGCGTATGTCGAGCCAACCCGCCCGGGCATGGCTGATACCACGCCGAAGGACGAGTCGCCGACCTACATCAACGCCAAGGTGTCCAAGTACCAGCAGGAGCAGCAGATTGCTACCCTCGCCGGTGACGTGGTGATGCGCCAGGGCAGCATGCAGGCCGAAGCCGACGAGGCAAACCTCTACCAGACCGAAAACCGTGGCGAGCTCAAGGGTAACGTCAAGATTCGTGACAACGGTTCGCTGGTGGTCGGTGACCAGGCACAGATCCAGCTCGACACCGGCGAAGCCCAGGTCGACAACGCCGAATACGTGATGCACAAGTCGCACATCCGCGGCAGTGCGCTGTATGCCAAGCGTGGTGAAAACGCCATCATCCGCCTCAAGGACGGTACGTACACCACCTGCGAACCGGGCAGCAACGCCTGGCAGCTGAAGGGCAACAACATCACCCTGAACCCGGCCACCGGTTTCGGTACCGCGACCAACGTTACGCTGCGGGTCAAGGATTTCCCGGTGTTCTATACACCGTACATCTACTTCCCGATCGACGACCGTCGCCAGTCCGGCTTCTTGCCGCCATCGTTCAGCAGCAGCAGCGACACCGGCTTCATGCTGGTCACGCCGTACTATTTCAACCTGGCGCCTAACTACGACGCCACGTTGTACCCGCGTTACATGACCAAACGCGGCTTGCTGATGGAAGGCGAGTTCCGCTACCTGACACCTTCGAGCGAAGGCCAGTTCGGCGGCGCCTACCTGAACGACAAAGACGACGACCGCAAAGACCAGACTGACTACAAAGAACAGCGCTGGATGGTCAACTGGCAGCACAAAGGCGGTTTGGACGAGCGCCTGATGACCGAGGTGAACTACACCGACATCAGCGACCCGTTCTACTTCCAGGACCTGGAATCCGACCAGATCGGCGTTGAAAGCAAGGACTTCCTTGACCAGCAAGGTGCGTTGACCTACCGCGGCGACAGCTACACCGCGCGGTTGAACGTGCACGCCTACGAGGCGGCGACCATTTCGCAGATCACGCCTTATGATCGCCTGCCGCAGATTACCTTCAATGGTGTACTGCCCTATCAGCCGGGTGGGTTGAACTTTGCTTATGAAACCGAGGCGGCACGCTTCGAACGTGACTTGAAGAATGACTTCGTTCGAGACAAAGATGGCAACCCGGATTTCTCTGCCGGGGCAGCCGGTCGCCGGCTTGACGAAAACATCCAGGGTATTGAACGTGCCAACGGAACACGTCTGAACGTCGCGCCGTCCATCAGCTACCCGATGACAGCCAGCTACGGTTTCATCACACCCAAGCTGAAGTATGCCTATACCCAGTACGACCTCGACCTGGACAGCAAAGGCAAAGCAGATGCAATCGCCTTGCAGAACGCGAACCCAAGCGCCTACGGCAGCTATGACAGCTCCGTGAATCGCGATGTACCGATCTTTAGCGTGGACAGCGGACTGTACTTCGACCGCAACACGTCGCTGTTCGGTACCAATTACAAGCAGACCCTCGAGCCGCGCCTGTACTACCTCAACGTCCCGTACAAGGACCAGAAGGACATTCCGCTGTTCGATACGGGCGAAACCCTGTTCAGCTACGACTCGCTGTTCCGGGACAACCGCTTCAGTGGCACCGACCGCATCGGCGACGAGAACAAGCTGTCGCTGGGTGTGACCACCCGCTGGATCGAAGACAACGGCTTCGAGCGCCAGAACTTCAGCATTGGCCAGGCTTACTACTTCAAGGACCGCAAGGTCCAGTTGCCTGGGATCGACTACCGCACCCGCAAAGATTCGCAGTCTGACGTGTCGCCGTATGCACTGGTGTACAACTACTACTTCAACCGCGACTGGCGCTTCAATTCGGACTTCAACTGGGACCCGGACAGCCGCAGCACCCGCTCGGGCAGCGCGATGTTCCACTACCAGCCTGAAGACAACCCGAACAAGGTGGTCAACCTCGGCTATCGCTACCGTAATGACACCATTGCCTTCGACTCGACCACAGGTACCTGGAAAGTGGGTGGCGGTGACTACGGCACCCCGGGCGATCCGAACTACATCAAGGACTACTACAAGATCCAGCAGCATGACTTCTCGGTCATCTGGCCGATCGTTCCGCAGTGGAGCGTCATCGCCCGCTGGCAGCATGACTACAACCGCAACCGCACCCTGGAAGCCATGGGTGGTTTCGAGTACGACAACTGCTGCTGGAAGCTGCGCCTGATCAACCGTTACTGGATCGATTACGACGACTTCAGCCAGGCGCTTCCGCAGAACGAAAAAGGCGACCACGGCATCTTCCTTCAGATCGTTCTGAAAGGCCTCGGTGGCGTAGTGGGCAACAAGGTCGAATCTTTCCTCGACCAAGGCATTCAAGGTTACCGTGAACGTGAAGACCAAGCTTATTGA